In Primulina eburnea isolate SZY01 chromosome 5, ASM2296580v1, whole genome shotgun sequence, a single window of DNA contains:
- the LOC140831915 gene encoding uncharacterized protein, whose translation MIILSWNCRGLGHSRAIPSLRDLARVYKPDVIFLFETLAHSQKLEDIRVLLGFENVFAVDRIGRSGGIGVLWRKSEQVTVTNYSSNHVDLRVSDDMNGEWRCTGYYGYPERTRRRDSWNLIRSLAAQSNLPWLCIGDYNDMLSTEDKRGRVEHPPWLLSGFREAIEDSNLTDIPLLGHQFTWERSRGSENFVEE comes from the coding sequence atgattatTTTAAGCTGGAATTGCAGGGGACTGGGCCACTCTCGTGCAATTCCTTCTCTTCGAGACTTGGCCCGTGTATATAAGCCCgatgttatttttttatttgaaacgTTAGCCCACTCTCAAAAACTAGAAGACATCCGTGTTCTTCTTGGTTTCGAAAATGTTTTTGCTGTTGATAGAATAGGACGTAGTGGTGGTATTGGTGTTTTATGGAGGAAATCTGAACAAGTCACAGTAACAAATTACTCCAGCAACCATGTGGATCTCAGAGTTTCTGATGACATGAATGGCGAGTGGCGATGTACAGGATACTATGGCTATCCGGAAAGGACTCGTAGACGAGACTCTTGGAACCTTATTCGATCTTTGGCTGCACAATCCAACTTGCCGTGGCTGTGTATTGGTGATTACAATGACATGCTATCTACCGAAGACAAAAGAGGAAGAGTTGAACACCCTCCATGGCTACTCAGCGGTTTTAGAGAAGCAATCGAGGACAGCAACTTAACAGATATCCCATTACTCGGCCATCAATTCACATGGGAAAGAAGTAGAGGATCTGAAAATTTTGTGGAAGAATGA
- the LOC140831916 gene encoding uncharacterized protein translates to MGTPSWVGKFPLARLRNLSAPVSDHSPILLETEVKEKVFQKHQFRFENRWLREPELQPIVEECWTRNRESDVLRRLTLCSKVLDPWGKTVDGNFRTKIRKCKEKLESLRDKYDEESTTKFKETNAQLASLLVEEEDY, encoded by the coding sequence ATGGGTACACCGTCATGGGTGGGTAAATTTCCATTGGCACGACTTCGCAACCTAAGTGCACCAGTGTCAGATCATTCCCCGATCTTGCTAGAAACAGAGGTCAAGgaaaaagtgttccaaaagcaCCAATTCAGGTTTGAAAACCGATGGCTTAGAGAACCTGAACTTCAACCGATAGTGGAGGAATGTTGGACCAGAAACAGAGAAAGTGACGTGCTAAGAAGACTTACTCTATGTTCGAAGGTGCTGGACCCATGGGGCAAGACAGTGGATGGAAACTTCCGAACCAAAATCAGAAAATGTAAGGAAAAACTGGAGTCTCTGCGAGACAAGTATGATGAAGAGTCCACCACCAAATTCAAGGAAACGAATGCACAACTCGCTTCTCTACTCGTGGAAGAGGAAGACTATTGA
- the LOC140832704 gene encoding protein DETOXIFICATION 33-like codes for MNGGGVEESLLEKRPGGGKVVSLAKEFGGESKRLWRLAGPAIITYIFQYSLGALTQTFSGQLNELDLAAVSVENSVIAGLAYGFMLGMGSALETLCGQAYGAGQIRMLGVYMQRSWVILLTTAVLLLPIYLFAPPILTLFGESPEISRAAGKFAIWMIPQIFAYAVNFPIQKFLQSQGKLMAMAWISALVLVLHIFFSWLLILKLGWGLIGAAITLNASWWLICILQLIYIFITKSDGAWTGFSWLAFHDLFGFIKLSLASAVMLCLEFWYLMILVVIVGRLDNPVIPVDAVSICMNIQGWNAMIAIGFNAAISVRVSNELGAGNARAAKFSVVVVSAMTMLIAIVCTAIVIGTRDIYPYLFTSSDPVAKETTRLSSLLAVTVLLSGLQPVLSGVAVGAGWQAIVAYINIGCYYIVGLPIGIGLGFPLHLGAMGIWGGLIGGVCLQTVILIWIVASRNWEKEANEAESRVKRWGGSTANH; via the exons ATGAACGGCGGCGGCGTGGAGGAATCGCTTCTTGAAAAGCGGCCGGGCGGAGGAAAAGTTGTGAGCTTGGCGAAGGAGTTCGGTGGGGAATCGAAGAGACTATGGAGACTCGCGGGGCCTGCTATTATCACTTATATATTTCAGTATTCATTGGGTGCATTGACTCAAACTTTTTCTGGTCAGTTGAACGAGCTGGATTTGGCTGCGGTTTCTGTGGAGAATTCCGTGATTGCTGGTCTTGCTTATGGGTTCATG TTGGGAATGGGAAGTGCATTGGAGACATTATGTGGGCAAGCATATGGTGCGGGGCAGATCAGAATGTTGGGTGTATACATGCAAAGATCATGGGTGATTTTGTTAACTACAGCTGTTTTATTACTTCCCATTTATCTCTTTGCTCCCCCAATCCTCACTCTCTTCGGGGAATCTCCTGAAATTTCTCGAGCTGCAG GTAAATTTGCCATCTGGATGATACCACAAATATTTGCGTATGCCGTGAATTTCCCTATACAGAAATTCTTGCAATCGCAAGGGAAGCTAATGGCAATGGCTTGGATTTCCGCTCTCGTTTTGGTTCTGCATATTTTCTTCAGCTGGCTTCTGATCTTGAAACTCGGATGGGGTTTAATTGGAGCAGCAATCACTCTAAATGCATCATGGTGGCTTATTTGTATTTTGCAGTTGATTTACATTTTCATAACCAAATCCGATGGTGCATGGACAGGATTTTCATGGCTGGCATTCCATGATTTGTTCGGTTTTATTAAGCTTTCCTTGGCCTCTGCTGTAATGTTATG CTTAGAGTTTTGGTATCTGATGATATTAGTGGTCATAGTAGGCCGGCTGGATAACCCTGTGATACCCGTTGACGCGGTTTCTATCTG TATGAACATTCAAGGATGGAATGCAATGATAGCAATCGGATTTAACGCTGCAATAAG TGTAAGAGTATCAAATGAGCTTGGAGCCGGGAATGCTAGAGCTGCAAAATTTTCCGTGGTTGTGGTTTCAGCCATGACTATGTTGATTGCTATTGTTTGTACTGCAATCGTAATAGGAACTCGAGACATTTACCCATACCTTTTCACCAGTAGTGATCCTGTAGCTAAGGAGACTACTAGATTGTCGAGTTTGCTTGCGGTTACAGTTCTACTAAGCGGCCTTCAACCTGTTTTATCTG GGGTTGCGGTTGGAGCTGGATGGCAGGCTATTGTTGCATACATCAACATTGGTTGCTATTACATCGTAGGACTTCCCATTGGCATAGGCTTGGGCTTCCCACTTCACTTAGGCGCAATG GGAATTTGGGGTGGATTGATTGGAGGAGTTTGTTTGCAGACGGTTATCTTAATATGGATAGTTGCAAGTAGAAACTGGGAGAAAGAA GCGAATGAAGCAGAAAGTCGTGTTAAGAGATGGGGTGGATCAACTGCAAATCATTGA